TAAAACTAACATACTGAACCTTTGGGGGATGACTTTGTCCAGCGCCAGTGCTTTGTCTTCATTGGGTTGGCCAAACTTGTGGACTTTTATTTACTATACTACGTTATTAATGGCGGCTCTTATTTCGATAGTAAGTATATGTATTCGAATACATATTTTGATATAGTTTAACCTTCATATTTTCCATTGCAGACGACGCAAATATTCACAGTCCTTCAAAGTTTGTTTGATGAATTTGAGGAACTTAGAGTGAGAAAACAGGAGGTAACCTTCAGCCTAATTGGTGGCCTTTCAGTATGTTCCGTTTTCTTTTGCTCAAATGTAAGTAGGAACTTAGAATTTCCTAAGCAGCAAAGTCacacaatttttctttttgactattttttaattgttatcaaattgtttttctttttttttagcatggTATTTCCTTCTTTTGTGCTTTCTATTCTAAAACCATTTTCCTTCATTTATTGCTTCTTTTGGTGGTTTTGTGGATTTACGGTGCAGAACGATTACAGCGGGATATTCTGTTTATGTTGGGACAGACGTTTGCCTCCTGGAAGATTTATATACTTCGCTTTATAGctccaatttattttgtgtattGTCTGGTTTGTAACGGACTTAgataaattggtttaaataggtttttaaaggggttaatatattatttttcttactaGCCATCAGAGATAGATTTGGCCTTATCACAAGACTCTTTCACCTCTGCCGGGGTCTACTTGATGTCCATTATACTGGTGTGGTTGCCCATTCTGGCAATACCTGGCTACGGAATTTACTGTCTTGCCCAGAGCACTGGAACCGTTTGGGATCGCTTGAGACGCACCTGTCGACCCACAGATTGGTATCCGGTGGACTTGAATCATCGCCAGCAGTACGAGGAAGCTGTAGGAAACATTGAAACCCACCAGCTTGTCGAGGTTACCGATGATATAAACTAGTTTAGTTTCATTACAAATGATTGAGTAATTTCAATATAGATTTGATAAAAAGTATCAGAAGTGGacaaactataaaaaaaataaactttaaattatagCACAAAATGCCTTTCTACGGTTGGACTCTGAGAAATAGTAGCTTAAGTTTTCTATATCATAATATTTAAGGATTATtgctctaacgattttaaatgaCGAATTTCGACCCATCTTTATAAAtaccataataaaaatataatcacttttcaaataaatatattaatttttaaaaccactTATAATAGCCTAAAAAGTCCGCCGAGGTTATCATATGTAATTTGTCTAATCGTTAGTTTTAATAGCatcgcaaaaaaaatgaacaaattGATAATagctctttaaaatatttattactacttgattcatttattaatatacAGCATCAACGCCTTGTTGAGAAGAAAGTATCAGTGATTTGAACacgtaataattaaaattacagcAAGAGCGTAAACATATTTACTTGATTTTGCATTGCTCACTGAGTTTTTCCCGGGCTTTGATGACATTGCGGCTGTTTGTCTGCCCATTTTCGGAGCACAAAATATCAGTTTCCAGTTCCAGCATCGAAATGAACTTGGCAATGTGCGACGATAAGCGAGCACAAGTGAGACAGACGCAGATATAAGAGCTCTGATAAtgcacatttaaaacaaaaaacacgcaGAGAAGACAAATGCAAATACCCTaacaaaatgtatattatcataccgaaaaatgtttatcttaaataaatttgagtttgtatttattaaatgatttttgattggagtatttattttctaataaaaataaaaactgaacaaaatgcaaaaagcaTTGCATCCATCTTACTCTCCATTTGACTGTAGCCTGCGATAGGGCATAAACATCTGAGTACAGCGGGATGAGCTAAACAGCGGCCTGCCGTCAGAATCGGATTCAGTTCGCCGGCATCGGTTCTACTAATTAGTCCGACAATTTAAAGTGAAAACGCTCGCGGATCATTCGctctataatatttatttctatcgGCATGCAAAATCGGATCGGGGGTTTATATTATACATAGAAAGCATTTTTGAAATCTATCACAACTTCTGTGGTCTGATATTTTCGTCGCAAGATGGTGTATGAAACATCGTATGGCACTGGGCTAAAACCCTTTTCTCCCGATCTAAATCGAGGGAAATGGGACAAACCTACGGACTATATATTTGCCTGCTTTGGATTAGCTTTGAAGCTTGATGTGTTTGCAGCCTCGTATTGGTTCTTCTTCGAACTGGGCAGTAAGTAATAGAAATGTTGATAAGCTTGTGACTTAGGCTAATCTTTTAAGGGGCGTTGCGCTTCTGTCTACCTGACTCATTatcgattttaaatattaaatttgccTGTTTTAGTACTTGGAATATTACCgtactttgtctatatggtgATTTATTTGGTTCCAATCATGGTCATTCACTCCTTCATGGGCCAGTTCTCCAGCAGTGGCTTTATCTCCGCCTTTCGCATTTCTCCCTTTTTTAAAGGTAAGCTTAACCTTtgtattaaagtattttaattaatatttgatttttaggcATGGGATATGTTAGCGGTTTCCTGACCATCTCCATGCTCATTTACTACAGCATTTTTGCTGCCATTCCGCTTATGTTTATGGTGAACTCTTTACGACCCACTTTACCTTGGAGCTGTGAGGGGATGAAATCTTGGTTCAATGAATCTTCTTGGCAAACGACCGTACGAAACTGTTGTACAAATAttgagtaaaaataataataatgtgttcTGGATTCTTTAAGATATGTAATATGACAGAGGTATTTAATGAATACGACAACGAAACAAGCTATTTTGGATCTGTAGCTCACGTTCCTTCCGCTCTTTATTTTGAGTAAGTATTTAAACGGCTTACACACACTTTTTACTGAAGAGAATTGATAAATCTCAGTTTGATCCaagtttcaaaatataaaatacttaggtatatatttataaacgattttcttatttttacagAAACCACTTTGAAAGTAAAGAGATTGGATATCCAGATGAGGACTATGAGCTATCCTGGCATTTCGTGGGTTTCTTCGCTCTGGTTTGGACAATGatcgcatttattttttataaatttccgGACACGGCACagtttggaaaatttatacGCTACATGGTAATTGGAACCCTGGCTCTTCTCTTAGTATGCTTCGGGCGCTTTCTGTTTCTCCCAGGAGCACTTAATGGTCTGAACAGATACATGACTCCAAAATTAGAACATTTGGCTATGGGAAGTGGCTCGACATTCATCATGGTTCTTCACGCGTTTGGAGCTGGCTGGGGAAGCGCGATAGCCCTCTCCAGTTTTAATGGGTTCAGGACCAACATAATGTCGTACAGTTGGATTATTTCCTTTGGACAGGTCTTCATTTACATAATGTTTGGCTTGGTCTCCTTTATGCTGGATCACTACTTCAAAGGTAATTAGTCTCTATAGCTTTTCAATACCAATATAATGActaatattgcattttttagAACTTGCGGATGCTTCCACTTATGTGCATAAGGATTGGCTGTTGTATTTGTCCAGTGCTAGTGTCATATCAACAATGGGTTGGGCAAACATGTGGACTTTTATTTACTATACTATGTTATTAATGGCTGCTCTTATTGTGATGGTGAGCACACttaatatatttctattttaatttttatacccttgcagagggtattatgatttcagtcagaagtttgcaacgcagtgaaggagacgtttccgaccccataaagtatatatattcttgatcagcatcacaagacgagtcgatctagccatgtccgtctgtccgtctgtccgtctgtctgtctgtccgtctgtccgtctgtccgtctgtccgtctgtctgtttctacgcaaactagtctctcagtttttgagctatcgggacgaaactttcgcaaaagtcttctttccattgcaggtagtatatatgtcggagccgaccggatcggacaactatatcttatagctcccataggaaggatcggaagaaaaaaactttaaaaaattctagcttcggtgttttttgaaatattaccttctacttttggggatgttattttttaaatatttctgaatttcgaattaattatttaaaaaatcggactactatatcatatagctgccataggaacgatcggaaaattaatggaaaagtaataggaaataaattctagcttctttgatttttactgtattatcttctactctaggatatgactctttttaaatatttccgaatttcaattttaatttgatcaaaatcggacgactatatcatatagctgccataggaacgatcggaaaattaatgagaaatattagaaaattaacatttttgcgatttgttaattaataggaatgatctgcaagggtatataagcttcggctggccgaagctagcttcctttcttgtttaaaacgtttttaaacaactcacctgcacttttaattttccagtCGACGCAAATTTTCACTCTTCTGCAAAGTTTGTTTGACGAGTTTGAAAAACTTAGAGAGAGGAAGCGGGATGTCACCTTTGGCCTTATTGGAGGTCTTGCATTATGttcgtttttcttttgcacGAACGTGAGTACATAAAATATtcgttaaaaaattgtactaattcgtattcaaaattttttagcACGgaatttccttcttttttgccATTGGTTGCGATAGCATTTTCTCACACAGCCTTCTTCATTTACTTCTTATACTGGTGGTTTTGTGGATCTACGGCCGAGAACGCTTCCAGCGGGATATAGAGTTTATGTTGGGTCAGCCGTTTGCTTCATGGAAGATTTTTATACTCCGCTTTATAGCTCCCATCTTTTTGGTGATTAGTCTGGTTTGTTATGGACTCACacttattgttgtttttataagctaacattttttccCTTATAGCTGATAGGAATAGTTGTGTTCTTAGCGGAACACTTTCACTTCTCAGTGGTGGTCTTTGTGCTGTCAATTCTGTTGGTGTGGTTACCCATTCTGGCAATACCTGGCTACGGATTTTACTACCTTTTCCAGAGCACTGGAACCTTTTGTGATCGCTTTAAACGCGCCTGCCGCCCCACTGATTGGTATCCGCTTGAGATGGAGCACCGCCAGCAGTACGAGGTAGCCGTTGGAAACACTGAGATGACGCACCAGCTTTTCGAAGTTACCGAGGAGGTGAACTAAGAAGTGATAGAGTTTCAAATGTACAAGATGATTTAAacccataataaaaatatatttttatgaaaaaatacatttaaaactaGTCCAATAAGTGCAATAACAATTCTAGGTCTTGACAATACAATTTGAAAGGAAACGTTTctggattttaaattaaattactattAACCTACGCTCACGGCATGTGTACTAAAACCTGAATACCAGTATTTATGTTTGGTTAGGGTCAAAACTTAG
The genomic region above belongs to Drosophila takahashii strain IR98-3 E-12201 chromosome 2L, DtakHiC1v2, whole genome shotgun sequence and contains:
- the LOC108058122 gene encoding sodium- and chloride-dependent glycine transporter 1-like, whose product is MVYETSYGTGLKPFSPDLNRGKWDKPTDYIFACFGLALKLDVFAASYWFFFELGILGILPYFVYMVIYLVPIMVIHSFMGQFSSSGFISAFRISPFFKGMGYVSGFLTISMLIYYSIFAAIPLMFMVNSLRPTLPWSCEGMKSWFNESSWQTTICNMTEVFNEYDNETSYFGSVAHVPSALYFENHFESKEIGYPDEDYELSWHFVGFFALVWTMIAFIFYKFPDTAQFGKFIRYMVIGTLALLLVCFGRFLFLPGALNGLNRYMTPKLEHLAMGSGSTFIMVLHAFGAGWGSAIALSSFNGFRTNIMSYSWIISFGQVFIYIMFGLVSFMLDHYFKELADASTYVHKDWLLYLSSASVISTMGWANMWTFIYYTMLLMAALIVMSTQIFTLLQSLFDEFEKLRERKRDVTFGLIGGLALCSFFFCTNHGISFFFAIGCDSIFSHSLLHLLLILVVLWIYGRERFQRDIEFMLGQPFASWKIFILRFIAPIFLVISLLIGIVVFLAEHFHFSVVVFVLSILLVWLPILAIPGYGFYYLFQSTGTFCDRFKRACRPTDWYPLEMEHRQQYEVAVGNTEMTHQLFEVTEEVN